The genomic segment TATGAAAATACCCCAGAATTGGATGCTTCTTCATGAAATGCTGCTCCCTGCTTTCATTGTCAGCCGACGAAGAACACGAGTTCCGGTATATTAAATATTTGGACCAAGAATGACAAACTCATTCCTTGAACGTAAAAAAAAGCCGGTCAAGCAAGATGAATTTTCAAGCATAAAATAAGAAATGATTGCCTCGTGCTCTCACTAAGCAAGAGTTCCGACAATAAGCAAATGATATTTGCAATGCAATGAAAGTAACACATATGGGCTAGCTTTGATTTAACAAAATTTAGTTTTTGGAGGGCAACGAAATAAAGAGGAAACCAATCTACCCACAACGGATGTTTAGGACGTACATTACCTTCTAAAGTATGtgaaatgatgataatgatgataatgatggtaatATAAACATCTTGATATGTTCCACATGGTGGTGGCACCAAGCTCGCTCGATTCACAATTATGATGTGTCACATTCCTCGAGAAATTTCACAAAAACACAGATTTGCTTCACATGTGATGGCAGAACAGGAGAACTAGACCACATTTTTGGGACTCCTGTGCCTCGTGATAGAATAAACTACTCGCTATCAGCGTGTTGGCTTTGTACTCGTTTCATCTGTCGCGTCCTTTCTTTATTCACGGCTACTCTAAAAGCCAAATTTTTTTGTCCTTCCCTTGTAACCAAAACAGGTGTGCAGAGACTGAGCACGTGCATTCACAATGAGACCATGGCAAAATGCACCGTCAAGTTCGTCAAGGTGTTCTCTTTGCTCAACGCCAAGCAAAACGAAGAGTAAGTAAAAAAAACATTCTGTGTTGTGAAACAGAAAGATGGGATGGGATTAAACACCCCATAAATTATAACCCTTATTGTGAAGCTGCAATAGAATTGTAAAAAAGAAAGCCGTGTGATTTGTTAGTTGTAAGATTCAAAGGTTTTGTTGTCGTGAAATGGGAGCAAGAACTGGTTTTCTCTCGACATACGTGTTCGTTCGACTGCAGGTCGGTATGggaacagaaaaacaaaagcccTGCAGATTAAACACGCATGTTTGAATCTACGTGTCTCGAAGGTTTTGTGAACAAGTTACCTCAACGCTGGAAAACTAAACGCGATGCACACATTTAACTTTAGGGTGATCCTTGAAACGTGCAATTCCATGCAATGTTGATGTTTTTTGCACCGCACCCGTGACAGCTATATTgcaagagcgtaggttagggcgtgttggtattccataactgaggttttttcacgcacgaaaagggacgaaagacagtggcaagacgcggacataGCGCTAACTTCCAAGAAAATGCGTACGATGGTGTgggttacctatatatatgtgtaccgcttcgtggaataaaacaattgttggaagttagcgctgtgtccgcgtcttgccactgtctttcgtccctttgcGTGCGCTAAAGAACCGCAGCTATATTGCGACACAATGCGTACGTTTAGGCGCTACACCGCTCCCAACGCAAGCCTGCCGGCGACTATTTGGAGCCGGAAGGCTGCAAATATCAGTTAGCGCAAGAGCCACTGTAAGACGTCGATGCAGTAGCGCCCTAAAGGGAACGGTGATGTTAGCCGAAGGAAAGGGCCTGGGCAGACAGACGTATGCCGAGAGAAGTGCCCCTTTTGCCCGTTTTACTTCCGCGTCATTAGCATACTGTAAACTGGCACGCGGGCACACGCTGTCGTGCAAACGCTGTCTCGCTCGCACGTGCTATACACGAACGCGAGGCGCACACCAAGTCGGCAAGACAGCATCAACGCTCAGGAAAATCCGGGAGACTTCACTATAAAGGCTTCCCGACAAAGCACCTTAGTGTGACCAAATACAGGTGGAAAGAATCCTATGATCTTTTAATTTGTTTATTGATAGCATCTTCCAGTCAATGGCAGTTGCACCGCTCATTTTGTAAAACAGTCTACCCTGTACCCGTTTCCGCAAACGATTGCGCACCGAGCTTAACTGTAATAGTGTGGATCGTCGATCCAACACTGGTGTACTCGCGCTTGGTGCTCTGTCAGAGTcaatggagagagagaaaaaaagcgatGACAGGAACGACAGGGAGATCAACCATACGAGCGTCAGTggagacaaaaataatattaaaGCAGAGACAGTAAGGCAGTCTCGTAAAATGTCGATGAAGGAACACTTGCTAACACAACTGCCGAGCTCTCACTGTGGCACAAATGAGGAAGGCAGACAGGAGAACTGTGGGGGGCGTGCAAAGGGGTACGCCGTACAGAGGCGACGAAGCAGAGGTGAGCGTCACTGTACTGCTACCTGCGGCAGCCCTATTTCGTGGCAGATGACGAGAAACTCGAGACGCTAATTGGCGACTGATTTGGTGAGAAACAGCGTATTACTAATAATGCGTCCTGGTAGCTGAATGAAATTAGGGCTCGCGGAAAAGTAGGAAAACGGAtgctcatgggggggggggggaggcggggggtAAGTGCTTGAGTTTGCGCAGTATAAGGGAAACTGAAAACGTGCGTATCCTTTCTTCGCAGAACTCATTGAAGCGGTGCAAACTCGTAGTAGGTGTCAGAATGGGCAAGAAATTTAGGCATTGACCTCCTGACTGGTATTATGTGTGTCGAAACTACATGGCTCTGCTCTTACTCTTAAGACTTGACTGCGTAGTCAAGTCTTTTCAAAGTAACTTCTTTTTGCGCTTGCTTTCGGCCTTCCCAGCGACTGTGTTTTCTTTAACTTGCTTGCATTACTTATTTGCTCACTGTCTTTCTTTTTAAACTACTATCTTTAGCGACATTGCTATGGCTCATGATCACATCCTCATGCAGACACCCCCCTGTGGTCGAGATGCCTGCCAGCTAAAACTTCCCCTGCTTAACGTCCCTAACGATATTGTGCCTTATGTATATGAGTGTAAGGTTTCCAAAGTACGTAACTGGGCTAGGTGTTAATCCATGACGCTAATTTGCAGCTTGAAATTATGAGACGAACGTAGACCAACACAGTCAGAGACTGCCAACAATATTCTATTTTTACAACATAATTTCCGGGCTTCATTCCGATTCCTCGTAGTATGCGTTCCTGGGCCCGTCATTTGATGGCTATCCCTCGTTTATGAGCCGTTAGTTCAAGGGAGGGCAGCAGTCAAGGAAAATTGGATTACGCTAATTTGATCTCTTTCGCGAGAAGCTGTGACAGGCACTGCTCTATATTGTATTGAAGGTCCATATAAACGAATCACCAACCTTCCCCTATCTGTTATGCATGACAAAGGTAATTATATGTCACTAAGTCATCAAATTAATTTGAGCGTTACAACACTACCACGAGAACGGCTCTAATACACATAATTCAATCGCCAACGCATCGCCTGCTTGTGCGGCAACTTGCTTGGCTAGAATGTAGTCATGTTATAATTCTGCGCTGTCTTGTAAGCATTCAGCTAAATATTTCTCGGCGCTCAAATATGAAGAGTGCTAAAAATAGACGGTCTGATATAAAGTTTCAAAACTATATGCACATCAACGTACGTTGCCGGCGATCACGCCTTGGTAGTCTAACCTCAAGCCCCCAGCAAGGTAAAATAAAAGGGAAAGTAGCAGTAAACCTTGTTGGCGCCGAACTTCTCGCGCGTTCGAAAATAAGAGCTCAGGATTTCAACGTCCTCCAGAACGAATATTCCTTGAGCTACAACAGCGTAAGCGATTGTTGGAACTTTCtcacgagcaaaaaaaaagaacaaataaaaagCACTCACACTGGAGTTTGGTTCGAATGCAACGTCACACAAACCCTTCGAGCCTTTTTAAAATCGGAAGATATGTTGGTCAATTTTCTTTTCAGCAGTTTAGTAGGCTCCTTAAACGACAACCTCAATAAACCTAGTTGTTGTGAACCAAGGAGTTGATTTCTACTATTCATATGGTATTATCTAGTGTTCTGTATAAGGCATCGGTGGTATTTCAGCAGAGAGTTGCAAATGTCACGGAGTACACTGATGCACGCGTTCTTCATTCAGGGCCGCGAAGAACCTCAGCCATTGCCTCGAGATAGCTCTGATGCCCTGCTCCAACGTCAGAGAGGGAGAGTTTATACAGTACCTGAAAAACGTGGCCACTGCTGTCCAACACCTGTACAAGCACAAGGAGCAGCCGGCGCCACCGACCGAGCCGGCAACCACGGAGTCCTCGACTACTACCGTCTCACCCACCAAACAATCTACAACTCAGGAGCCTGTGACTGCAACAACCACCGAGCCTGTCACGGCTACAACCGCCGAACCTGTCACGGCTACGACCACTGAGCCTGTCTCGACTACAACCAGCGTGCCTCCTACGACGCAAGGTCCCCCTGGCGCCGCTTCGACGGCACAAGCGGTCGGGGCCTTTGGCGTAGTGGCGATCGCATGGCTTGTGCGGGCTGCGTGATTTACAAAAAACGTTCGTAGATTCAAACTAGTGGTGCTGAGGGCAGCAGCCACCGTGAACTGGCCATCTTCCCATTGGGCACTCTGCTTTGTTTGAGACTATTTACCGAAATAAACATCCAAGACACCCGGTAAGGCACGGTGTCGTTTTCGTATGGCGTTGCCACTACAACAAAGCGCCCCTGTATAGGAGGGCGACACAAATTCTGACACAGATAAGCCGCAGACAAGCCGCTGCACCTGTATTTCTCGCTTATCAAGCTGGCTATGCGTAGCTTTTATAATGGTAGTTGACATGTACCGCTATGTTGCGGTTGACTCCCGGTGACACCATGCATTCATAAACGCTAATGACATTTGCCGAACAGAACTGCTTTAAGCTGACTGAGTCGCTTCCCCGTGAAATAACGAATCTCCTTTATTCATCATGCACGGAAGGTGAAAAAATGAAGGTCATATTGCCATGTCATTTATGCCGTTCGCTTTTCATTTCCTAGCCAGAGGCCAGGCAAGTTGGAAAAGACAGAGCTCTCTCTCAGATATTCCCAATGACGGACTCACTATAGAAATCACCTTTATCTTAGCGTTTAACACGATGTGCGACTAGCCCTCTGCTATTTGGCTAACTTCACCTCGCTATATTTATTACAAATAGAACCAATCAATCAATTTCACGTTGAAAAAACTGAACGATCCCATCTCACAACTGTGCATAGTGCTTGCGCCAACTTTGGCGCTCAACTGTTCCCCCTCTGTCCTTCTTTTCGTGTTCTAACCAACACACAAGAATAAGAACGCGTACCAAGCTTGCAACAAGCTTCATTCAACGTGCCTGTCTACGTAGTTCACGAGCATGCCTTCGCCAAAGCCGTACTAGTGGTCTTACTGGGAGGCACTCACTTCATGCGCTGCGGACTCGGGGAGTGCAGtagttgagaaaaaaaataaaacctgGTCACGAAGAGTAACCAGCCATgttgaaatatttatttatttatgtatgtttatttttttattcctttaattgttttttgtttgtttgtttgtttgtttaccctcagggccagaggcatttcACAGTGTGGAGCGGTACATACTGAACAACACACTAGAAGCTTTATTTCTGTTCATACAACTTTAGCTAAAACGGCGAGAAAGTATCGCTACAAGCCAGAAGAAGGAAACAGTCAAGCAATTATAGTTGTAGTCAAGCAAATATAGTTTGATAGTTACGCAGTCACACACTTGTGTCTAAAATGGTATTAAAGTGGGAACAATGAACAGTCGACGTGATTGATCCGGGAAAGTGGTTCCAGTCCTGTGAGAGGTGGGGTATAAGTGCTTGATAACACGTTTGTGTTGAGCACGATATTATTCCCCCCTCTCCTGAAGTATGAAAACGCGGTGAAATGTATGATGGTGGAAGTGAGGAACTGTGGAAAAGGTGAGGTGGATTCAGCGAGGAACTGTGGATTACATTCTGAAAGAGACACCGGCGAGAAAACTTGCAGCCACTGGCGAGTGACGCAAGCCATAACGACTCTATTATTAAAGTGATGCTGGCAGTGCGGCTCTTGTTAAAGAGAATACAGCGGACAGATTTACTTTAGACTAGCTCGAGGGCCGTGGTTAGTGTATCATTGCTGGGGTCTCAGATGGAAGCGGTATATTCGAACTTAATTCGTTCTAAAGTTTTGCAAAGGCTGGGTTTCAAAGAAACAGAATGAGCTAAAAAGTTGCCCAGAAGTATCCTAACGAGCAGTTAGCAATGCTAACCCTTCTActaatacatcatcatcatcatcatcatcatcatcagcctggttacgcccactgcagggcaaaggcctctcccacacttctccaacaaccccggtcatgtactaattgtggccatgccgtccctgaaaacttcttaatctcatccgcccacctaactttctgccgccccctgctacgcttcacttcccttgggatccagtccgtaacccttaatgaccatcggttatcttccctcctcattacaagtcctgcccatgcccatttctttttcttgatttcaactaagatgtcattaactcgcgtttgttccctcacccaatctgctcttttcttatcccttaacgttatacctatcattcttctttccatagctcgttgtgtcgtcctcaatttgagtcgaacccttttcgtaagcctccaggtttctgccccgtaggtgagtactggtaagacacagctattatatacttttctcttgagggataacggcaacctgctgttcatgatttcggaatgcctgccaaacgcactccagcccattcttattcttctgattatttccgtctcctgatccggatccgccgtcactacctgccctaagtagatgtattcccttacgacttccagtgcctcgctgcctattgtaaattgctgttctctcccgagactgttaagcaatactttagttttctgcatattaatttttagacccactcttctgctttgcctctccaggtcagtgagcatgcattgcaattggtcccctgagttactaagcaaggcaatatcatcagcgaatcgcaagttactaaggtattctccattaaattttatccccaattcttcccaatccaggtctctgaatacctcctgtaaacacgctgtgaataacattggagaaatcgtatctccctgcctgacgcccttctttattgagatttgttgcttgctttatggaggactacagtggctgtggagccactatagatatcttccagtatttttacatatggctcatctacaccctgattccgtaatgcctccatgactgctgaggtttcgactgaatcaaaggctttctcgtaatcaatgacagctatatataagggttggttatattctgcacatttttctatcacttgattgatagtgtgaatatggtctattgttgagtagcctttacggaatcctgcctggtcctttggttgacagaagtctaaggtgttcctgattctatttgcaattaccttagtaagtactttgtaggcaagagacagtaagctgatcggtctataatttttcaagtctttcgcgtcccctttcttatggattaggattatgttagcgttcttccaagattccggtacgctcgaggtcatgaggcattgcgtatacagggtggccagcttctcttgaacaatctgtccaccatccttcaacaaatctgctgttacctgatcctccccagctgccttccccctttgcatatctcctaaggctttctttacttcttccggcgttaccttcgggatttcgaattcctctagactatttcctcttccattatcgtcgtgggtgccactggtactgtataaatctctatagaactcctcagccacttgaactatctcatccatattagtaatgatattgccggctttgtctcttaacgcatacatctgattcttgccaattccttgtttcttcttcactgtttttaggcttcctccgctcctgagagcatgttcaattctatcaatattatacttccttatgtcagctgtcttacgcttgttgattaacttcgaaagttctgccagttctattctagctgtagggttagatgctttcatacattggcgtttcttgatcagatctttcgtctcctgcgatagtttgatggtatcctgcctaacggagttaccaccgacttccattgcacactccttaatgatgcccacgagattgtcgttcattgcttcaacactaaggtcctcttcctgagttaaagctaaatacctgttctgtagcttgatctgcagcggtggcgtagaggtagaacacccgcctcgcgtacaaagaggtccgtggttcgaatcccggtgccggcaattttccaccggatttaaaaaaaaagatccgcgtgttgataaaattgcacaaacaggcctggagtgtggcctgatcccggtgaccagaaccggtaacgcactccctcaccagagcaggattggccacactggtgcagtacttggccacaacctcctatgaacacaacaatctgCTAATACGAAGAGACGAAATAAGAGAGGAACTTATGGGAACACCTAAGTAGCAATAGGACGTTATGAATTGGAGCTGAGTTCTCGAgcaaataggaagcgaggcaagTAGTTGTACTGGAGACACGCACTACCTTGATTTTAGTTGTTTTGAGTTCCATCAATCAGGCTACACGTAAATATAGACTTGATGTCGTTTGGAAGAAGGGCCAAACATTttagtaagagagagagagacaacttcatgtagtcgcctgcagaacgacaccatgactaaatggcgccgtgacgcgggccctgacgtcttctcagcgggtggtctgtactcaactccagcgcgtgttactcccgcggtcggtcgccctgaggggcaacgttccgtcggtttcgctcggcctttgtctttcaagagccgacgagacctgctggatggcccaggtttgactttcgtggtcgtagcattccgccgcagccgcgagtcgcggcgaaatcgttgtacttgtcgaagcctcattggggaacttggtgcaatcccataggatgtgcgtcagggtggccctctcccgctggcacacgcggcacacatcactcacatataatttagggtatagatgagtcattaacactggggtgggtaaagaaccagtttgcaattgtctgaacagcaccgcctccgctcggctcagccccgggtgcgggggtgggaaagtccttcgagccaggcaggggaactgtgtaagttcattgaacgtcgtcatgcggtcctttgcactacaccacgttggacggtcggttgcagcggcgcggttggttagcgctcgcgccactgcgtgtgccgtctcgttctGGTTAtggtgcttctcggacgcatcgttgcccgcgtgcgccgggaaccacttgattctaacataccgattctgtcgtttcaggtcagccgagcacagaacgcgcacggcctcaccacacactttaccctttgcataattccgcactgcacttcgcgaatcgcacaacaccgtctgacacccggggtcggcaatggccagggcaatggccacctccgcctgacacgcctcgcggacccgtaagctcgccgctgccctcgtcgcgccggacgacgcctcgatgacggtagctacgaacgccgcgcagtctccctggtattctgccgcatccacgaaccttgcgtgctcgtccttggcgtgaaagtcgatgagggccttggccctcgccgctcttctctccttgttatactacgggttcatgtttctcgggatgaggtccacccgaatccggcgccgggttccgtccgggacagaaacgtcgctgctcgccgctttcgctccgggcgtgaagcccaagtattgaagtatgcgcctgccggcttcggtcatagagagccgctccagctgggcggtccgttgcgcttccgcaatttcgccgagggtattgtgtacccccaggctcaggagcttgttggtgttcgtacactcgaatagtccgagcgccaccttgtaagctcggcgtatcagggcgttgattttattcctttcagattgcatccagttgtggaaggctgcaacgtaggtgacgtggctgattacgaaggagtacacaagccgaatcaagctttcctccttcatcccggccttgcggttggcaacCCGTCTGATGAAATGTatggcgttggtaatcttggctgtaaggcgggaaatagtctcgccgttgccccgtcgcttgtctataatcatgtcgagcacccggattttgtcaacctctgggatcacgtggccgtttctcttcacgatcttgatggcctcgtattCCCTCGCTTCGCTGttcttacgtctgacgtacttcggtggtaacaccagcagttctgacttgctcggtgagcagatcaaaccggcaccgttcagctggtcctcaatcgcgtcgacggcttcttgcagcgtgctctcaatgtgaccatcgctgcctcccggaacccacagcgtgatgtcatcggcgtagatggtgtgccggacgccctcgacgcgagagagtcgcttggccaccccgataaTAACGAGGTTGAATAAGAACGgagagatgaccgagccttggggagTCCcaacactgccgagcctcttctcttggagccgtagatcgccagCGCAGAGCTTGGTAGTccgccccgtcagaaagtccttgatgtaattgtacgttctagcgcccatgttgagtctggacacctgggctaggatcgcagagtgcttcaccttgtcgaaggcgctctgcaggtccagccccagaatggccttgttgtctttcgttagggtgtcatcgtcaatgatatctttcttcaacagaatcatcgcgtcttgggtgccgagggaacgccgaaacccgatgatcgtggtggggt from the Dermacentor variabilis isolate Ectoservices chromosome 9, ASM5094787v1, whole genome shotgun sequence genome contains:
- the LOC142592729 gene encoding uncharacterized protein LOC142592729, producing the protein MASWRLTALAVLLAGFQSAMCVDEVEYKCNVTKATTCYWAEAHDHGVDVLLPHGSKPYPSDVCRTPRDFPEQSVCGEYYDTCGEPEKKLFHEKETGYATLRILLLNKTMCEGVQRLSTCIHNETMAKCTVKFVKVFSLLNAKQNEEAAKNLSHCLEIALMPCSNVREGEFIQYLKNVATAVQHLYKHKEQPAPPTEPATTESSTTTVSPTKQSTTQEPVTATTTEPVTATTAEPVTATTTEPVSTTTSVPPTTQGPPGAASTAQAVGAFGVVAIAWLVRAA